A single genomic interval of Leptospira dzoumogneensis harbors:
- a CDS encoding GAF domain-containing SpoIIE family protein phosphatase, whose amino-acid sequence MSTIDSEARKYKSLLNTSTILNANLDLYQLLPLIMLYSKDLLEAEASSLFLLEEKDGFLYCEVALGEKGEIVQKYARLEPGQGIAGWVAKEKKAIILEDAYTDPRFNPALDQKTGFRTRSLACVPLYIADKVIGTLEILNKSDNRSFEASDVEVLNSLSEMAAIAIKNAQAHETLKKRVLELRLLYEFEKLTVAEKSIHELGNWLLDKVLEFLEAKAGTIYIADPTLEVLRVLAARGIPEEAIHNIQVPYGEGISGWVAKEKQSLLIQNLDEDPRYDKSAKYKFEANSLISAPLLFRGELLGVISVNNKYSGFAFTHADLEMLGAIANRLSVTIKNADLFHKVLDTDRELKRAREVMHKILPSSLPYVGGLEFGVQHIPYDNVGGDFYNILKLDENRSAVLIADVSGHGLSASVVATVIHTVVSTFDPETLGSPSKFFTALNYALYNKLAGNFLTAFYAIIHTGTNTMSYTNAGHNPPILFRKSEGSSLHLETKGKLVGVIPDLFFEEYVTSFQPQDRLVLYTDGLTEHSNSDRTRRYSEDLLTLAVRNHSQSHSAEAAESLIKECRTYCHRSDFEDDVTLLIVDRV is encoded by the coding sequence ATGTCCACCATTGACTCGGAAGCCAGAAAATACAAAAGCCTACTGAACACGAGTACGATCCTAAACGCTAACCTGGACCTTTACCAACTTCTACCTTTGATCATGTTGTATTCCAAAGATCTGTTGGAAGCGGAAGCAAGCTCCCTATTTCTTTTAGAGGAGAAGGACGGATTTTTATACTGCGAAGTCGCCTTGGGAGAAAAAGGAGAGATCGTCCAAAAATACGCAAGGCTGGAACCTGGACAGGGAATCGCAGGCTGGGTCGCCAAAGAGAAAAAAGCGATCATACTGGAAGATGCTTACACTGACCCGAGATTTAATCCTGCCTTGGATCAAAAAACGGGATTTAGGACCAGATCACTTGCATGTGTTCCTTTATACATTGCGGACAAGGTGATCGGGACTCTGGAAATTCTGAACAAGTCGGACAACAGAAGTTTCGAAGCCTCGGATGTAGAGGTACTCAATTCACTTTCCGAGATGGCCGCAATCGCGATCAAAAATGCTCAGGCTCATGAAACTCTAAAGAAGAGGGTGTTGGAGCTCAGACTACTATACGAATTCGAAAAATTAACGGTCGCAGAAAAGAGTATTCACGAATTGGGAAATTGGCTTTTAGATAAGGTGCTCGAATTCTTAGAAGCAAAAGCAGGCACCATCTATATTGCAGACCCTACCTTGGAAGTACTGAGGGTTTTAGCTGCCAGAGGAATTCCGGAAGAAGCGATCCATAATATACAAGTCCCTTATGGAGAAGGAATTTCAGGCTGGGTCGCAAAGGAAAAACAAAGTTTACTCATCCAAAACCTGGACGAAGACCCAAGATACGATAAAAGTGCTAAATATAAATTCGAGGCAAACTCGCTTATCTCGGCTCCTTTACTTTTCAGAGGAGAATTATTGGGAGTGATCAGCGTAAATAATAAATACTCTGGATTTGCATTCACACACGCTGATCTGGAAATGTTAGGCGCGATCGCAAACAGGCTCAGCGTCACCATCAAAAACGCGGACCTATTCCATAAAGTTTTGGATACGGATAGGGAACTAAAACGCGCGAGAGAAGTAATGCACAAGATACTTCCTTCCAGTCTTCCTTATGTGGGAGGATTGGAGTTTGGAGTGCAGCATATCCCTTACGATAATGTAGGCGGAGATTTTTATAATATTCTAAAACTGGATGAAAATCGAAGTGCGGTTCTGATCGCGGATGTTTCCGGCCATGGACTTTCCGCTTCCGTCGTAGCCACAGTCATTCACACTGTAGTAAGCACATTCGACCCGGAAACATTAGGAAGTCCTTCCAAATTTTTCACTGCACTCAACTATGCATTGTATAATAAATTAGCGGGAAATTTTCTAACTGCTTTTTATGCGATCATTCATACAGGCACAAATACGATGTCCTATACGAATGCGGGCCATAATCCTCCTATCCTATTTAGAAAATCGGAAGGAAGTTCCTTACATCTAGAAACCAAAGGAAAACTAGTCGGAGTGATCCCTGATCTATTCTTCGAAGAATATGTAACTTCCTTCCAGCCTCAAGATAGATTGGTATTATATACGGACGGACTCACTGAACATTCTAACTCGGACAGAACCAGAAGATACAGCGAAGACTTGCTTACCCTGGCTGTTCGAAACCATTCCCAGTCCCATTCAGCGGAAGCTGCGGAAAGTTTGATCAAGGAATGCAGGACCTATTGCCATAGATCCGATTTCGAAGATGATGTTACTTTGCTGATCGTAGACAGGGTTTAG
- a CDS encoding hemin-degrading factor, which produces MSIAESLEIENIIKDWKQIKETQPRLRAREIASQLKTSEGGLLAASEISKAEGFPQVSSLQTNWGELFAKFGELGHVMVLTRNEACVHERKGIFEKVSSGPGHILVVGTDIDLRLFPGIWKFGFAVEEPKQDSTQRSFQFFNENGEAMFKLFLTDRSNVSAWEKLRSEFKNGSTDFSSLFSSENKKETKVPEKKEISPETKEEFLSDWGKLEDTHEFFSLLKKHGVSRIQSMELADGKFTKTVEPKAVLRMLEIASLDRSPIMVFVGNPGSIQIHTGEVTNIKVLESWWNVLDPEFNLHLRSDLISKVYIVDKPSKDGVIHSMEVYDADGELIVQFFGKRKPGQPERTDWIGLLDKVSEPA; this is translated from the coding sequence ATGTCCATCGCTGAATCGTTAGAGATCGAGAATATCATCAAAGATTGGAAACAGATCAAAGAAACACAACCTCGCCTTAGAGCAAGAGAGATCGCTTCCCAGCTCAAAACCTCGGAAGGCGGACTATTAGCTGCCTCCGAAATTTCCAAGGCGGAAGGATTCCCTCAAGTTTCTTCCCTCCAAACTAATTGGGGAGAATTATTCGCAAAATTCGGAGAATTAGGACATGTAATGGTCCTTACTCGCAACGAAGCCTGCGTACATGAAAGAAAAGGAATATTCGAAAAAGTAAGTTCCGGTCCTGGACATATCCTAGTCGTTGGAACAGATATCGATCTTAGACTTTTCCCCGGAATTTGGAAATTCGGATTTGCAGTAGAAGAACCTAAACAAGATTCCACACAAAGATCTTTTCAGTTTTTCAATGAAAATGGAGAAGCGATGTTCAAACTTTTCCTCACGGACAGATCAAACGTATCCGCTTGGGAAAAACTAAGATCTGAATTTAAGAACGGATCTACTGACTTCTCCTCTTTATTCTCTTCCGAAAACAAAAAGGAAACCAAGGTCCCTGAGAAAAAAGAGATCAGCCCGGAAACCAAAGAAGAGTTCTTGAGCGACTGGGGAAAATTGGAAGACACTCACGAATTTTTCTCTCTATTAAAAAAACATGGTGTATCCAGGATCCAATCCATGGAGCTCGCCGATGGAAAATTCACCAAAACAGTAGAGCCTAAAGCGGTATTAAGAATGTTGGAAATTGCCTCCTTGGACAGAAGCCCTATCATGGTTTTCGTAGGAAACCCTGGATCCATTCAGATCCATACGGGAGAAGTCACCAATATTAAGGTTTTAGAATCTTGGTGGAATGTTCTGGATCCGGAATTCAATCTACACTTAAGATCAGATCTGATCTCTAAAGTTTATATAGTGGATAAACCTTCTAAAGACGGAGTCATCCATTCTATGGAAGTATACGATGCGGATGGAGAATTGATCGTTCAATTTTTCGGAAAAAGAAAACCGGGACAACCGGAAAGGACTGATTGGATAGGTTTATTGGACAAAGTATCGGAACCTGCCTGA
- a CDS encoding DoxX family protein: MERWHDWLETHRDWWIDMVRVYLGGVLVYKGLAFLADTDALIRLMELNNAPYASTLLAHYIVIAHICGGVLLMVGLLTRFSAILQLPVLVGAVLFIHAREGFVSAGSNLPYASMILLLLLHFSLYGSGRISADFYIETHKSV; this comes from the coding sequence ATGGAAAGATGGCATGATTGGTTAGAGACTCATCGGGATTGGTGGATCGATATGGTCCGCGTATATTTGGGTGGGGTTCTGGTGTATAAGGGACTTGCATTCCTTGCGGATACGGATGCTCTTATCCGACTCATGGAATTGAATAATGCTCCTTATGCTTCTACATTATTAGCTCATTATATAGTGATCGCTCACATTTGTGGTGGTGTGTTGCTGATGGTAGGACTTCTGACTAGATTCTCCGCGATTTTACAATTGCCTGTACTAGTCGGGGCCGTTTTGTTCATCCATGCAAGAGAAGGTTTTGTATCCGCAGGATCGAATTTGCCTTATGCATCCATGATCCTACTTTTACTTTTACACTTTTCTTTGTATGGATCGGGCCGTATCTCGGCGGATTTTTATATAGAAACACATAAGAGCGTTTAA
- a CDS encoding metallophosphoesterase → MEFDLQRLVIFLSVFTVILLIGYSYATSRLIAPFELGTFQKVSLWIGVVFLVLLTPSAYLLSLFFRETRWQKFWAYSAFTTLGFATILVSFVVFKDLGNLAWKGVIYLSDLLQSKSISVASAETEVLFGSERFGRADFLARFSSFALLGLAGGLTAFGFYQAKKTPTVKHVKIKVKDLPDGLHGFKIAQLSDIHIGPTIKGNFLEGVVSKTNSLEPDLVAITGDLVDGTVNMLKHHVSPLKDLESKYGTFFVTGNHEYYSGVIAWIRELEDLGINVLLNQNKLIDHNGAKIAVAGVTDYKAHTVIPGHRTDPKQASLGTEDAHYKVLLAHQPNSIFEAAKVGYDLQLSGHTHGGQYFPGNVFIHLFQKFVAGLNKWEDTQLYVSRGTGYWGPPIRIGAPSEITLLVLEKQS, encoded by the coding sequence ATGGAGTTCGATTTGCAAAGGTTAGTGATTTTTCTCAGTGTTTTTACCGTAATTCTTTTGATAGGTTATTCCTATGCGACTAGTCGTTTGATCGCACCTTTCGAACTTGGAACTTTTCAGAAGGTTTCTCTTTGGATCGGAGTGGTTTTTCTGGTCCTTCTCACCCCTAGCGCTTATCTTTTAAGTTTATTTTTTAGGGAAACCCGATGGCAAAAGTTCTGGGCGTACTCCGCTTTTACCACTTTGGGATTTGCTACCATTCTTGTTTCTTTTGTGGTCTTTAAGGATCTGGGAAACTTGGCTTGGAAAGGTGTTATCTATCTTTCGGACCTTCTACAATCCAAAAGTATTTCTGTCGCATCAGCCGAAACCGAGGTATTATTCGGATCGGAAAGATTCGGAAGAGCGGATTTTTTAGCCAGGTTCTCTTCCTTTGCCCTTTTGGGACTCGCAGGCGGATTAACTGCTTTCGGATTTTACCAGGCCAAAAAAACTCCCACTGTCAAACACGTTAAGATCAAGGTAAAAGATCTGCCCGACGGTCTGCACGGTTTTAAGATCGCTCAACTTTCGGATATACATATAGGTCCTACGATCAAAGGGAATTTTTTAGAAGGTGTGGTATCTAAAACAAATTCTCTGGAACCGGATCTGGTTGCGATCACCGGAGACTTGGTGGATGGAACCGTAAACATGCTTAAACATCATGTTTCTCCTCTGAAAGATCTGGAATCCAAATACGGCACATTTTTCGTGACCGGGAACCATGAGTATTATTCTGGAGTGATCGCCTGGATCAGAGAATTGGAAGATCTTGGGATCAATGTATTATTAAATCAGAATAAACTAATAGATCATAACGGTGCGAAGATCGCAGTCGCAGGTGTGACCGATTATAAGGCTCATACTGTGATCCCCGGTCATAGAACCGATCCTAAACAAGCTTCTCTCGGAACGGAGGACGCTCATTATAAGGTCTTACTTGCTCACCAACCTAATTCGATTTTTGAAGCTGCGAAAGTAGGATACGATCTTCAACTCTCCGGACATACTCATGGGGGTCAATATTTTCCCGGTAATGTGTTCATTCATCTATTCCAAAAGTTTGTGGCCGGTCTTAACAAATGGGAAGATACCCAACTTTACGTGAGTAGAGGAACGGGATATTGGGGACCTCCTATAAGAATAGGCGCTCCTTCCGAGATCACTCTGCTTGTTTTGGAAAAACAGTCTTAG